Below is a window of Planctomicrobium piriforme DNA.
CAGTTCGATCAGCGTGAAACCGGACTTGGCGCGCTTGGACATGAAAATCGACTCCCTTTGTTCACTCTTGCCTGTGCCTGGGATTGACGGCTTTTCCCCACAAGAAAGCCGACTGAAAACGATCCCGCACTCTTGCAAGCCGTTCGCTCCGGACTGTGCCGGAGTCGATGCTTGCGGCTGTATATCGCGCGCATCGACGCAGCGTTACGCAGAAAATCCGGAGTTCATCGAAACTTAACTTCCCGCCATTAAAGTCGAAGCTCGGCAGATGAATTGGGGGCCAGCAATCCGTCGCGGTCGATTCGGGAAGAAGGACTTCCCGTGGACCGCTGTCTCGACAAGACGTTTTCTGGAAACTGTTTCAGCATGATTCAATTCCCACGGCAGACTGCTTCACAGCAGATGCGCCCGGATGATCCGAATGCTGTGATCTCCCTCAAACGCGGACTTTTTATGGATGATCATTCAGGTTCGACTTCCGAGTCGAAACCCGCCTCTGTTCGCGAGATGTCGCGCGAAGATTCTCGCGAGCTGCTGGCAGTCAGTTGGGTGAAGGTGCAGCCCTCGCTCACGGCGTTTCTCATCGCATCCACGCCGCAATTTTCGGATGCAGAGGATTTGCTGCAGGAAGTGGCCGCGGAAGTGGCTCGGCGATTTGACGAGTACGACCCGTCGCGTCCCTTTCTGCCGTGGGCGCTGTGGGTAGCAAAGATCAAAATTGCGAATTTCTATCGAGCCCGCGAACGCAGCCCCGTGAAGTTCATCGGTGATTCCATCGATGCCCTGGGTGAAGCCTGCGATCGCGTTCAGGGGACGCTCGCCGAAGAAAAATGGGCGCTGGAAAAATGCCTGGCGACCCTGACCGGGCGGTCGCGGCAGTTGTTGCAGCTGCGGTATTTCGAAGACTTGTCGCCGCAGGAAATGAGCGAGCGGCTCGACATGACAGCGGGCGCGGTGCGCATCGCCCTCTCGCGGATCCGATCGGCCCTGATCTCTTGTGTACGCTCAACACTCGCCGGGTCTGCAAACTCCCATGGATGACGCTGAAGCTTTTGAACTGATTGACGCACACCTGGATCGTCAGCCGCTGACCGACGAGCAGTCGGATGCGCTCACCGCCTGGATCAAGGCCGACAAGAAGCGCGCGGATGAAGCGTTCTCGCGCATCTTCCTGCACTCGTATCTTCGTGTCAGACTGCAGTCGGGACTTCTTCCCGCTGAAACGGTGGCGTCGAAATTGATCGATCCGAGTCTGGAGCATTCGAACGACACCGGGCTGGCAGCAACTTCCCATTCGACTGGGAAACGAGGGGGCTTCGCCCTCTGGAAAGTCACGGGATTCATCGCAGGCATGCTCTTCATTGCCGGTCTGGGCGCGGCTGGCTGGTGGAGTGTTCTGGGAGTTCCGCACCTCTCTGCTCCAGCAAACGAACTCTATGCGTATGAAGGGTTCGACTATCCGCCCACGAGTTTGCCTGAGCCGGATGGCAAGGGGAACTTCAAGTGGCCGACCACGGGAGGGCTGCAAGGCCTGAATGGCGGACAAGGTTGGGCTGAGCCGTGGGAGGAAACGAATTCCAAGGTCGCAGTGATCGTCGACTACCATCAAAGAGACGACCGCTGGGGACAGAACGATATGCGGAAGTTCGGCCCGTTGGGGTACTCCGACTCCCAAGGACATGTGCTGGACTCGACTGGAAATCAAATGCGAACGGCAACCAGCCCGCGTTCGATCTCGACTAGAAAGCTTGGCGAACACGCATTTCCAGACGAGATGAAAGACGAACTGGGCCTGGGGCGCGACGGCTCGGTACTCTGGATCAGTTTCCTCGCCCAGTCCTCACTCAGCACCGCTGAGGAAAACCGCTACTCCTATGTGTTGATCGGATCAAAAGAGATCGCCGGCCTGCGCATTGGGAAACTGGGTGCTTCGCCCATGGGCAACTGGACGGCCGTGGGCCTGCAGACGGGCGCCGAGGTGAACCTGCGTTCCAGCATGGTCCCCTCCGGCGAGATGGTCCTGTTGGTGACTCGGATCATCTTCCGACCCGGCGCGGAGGAGGCGGCGATCTGGATTAACCCGACGCTGGGTGCAGAACCCTCGCTCACCACGGCCACGATGCGACTGCCAGTCCCGGATTTTCGGTTCGACAAAATTTCGATCAATGCCAATCACTCGACGGACTTTGACGAACTCCGCTTCGGCGGAACATTTCAGGCAGTGACGCCGCATCGCTGAACCCATACCATCAAACACCAGAGCGACGGGTGAGTGACCCGTCGCTCTGGTTGGTGTTCAGAATCACGCGAATGCATTTACAAGGGGGCCTGCATCGCTCCCGCGATCAGGACGCCCAGTTTCGTCAGGCCGGTGATCTGGTCGATGGGGACTCGGGTCTGCACTTTGAGGGTGTTCCCTTCCGAGCCCATCGCGAAGCCCATGTAGCTCGTCCGCAGGCCGAGGTTGTCGATCATCTGGGCATTGATCGGCACGCGAAAGCCTTCGACATGCGAAGCGGCTTTCAGCGCCCGGCCGGTGAAGCCTGGCAGGTCGATCAGCGCGATGATGTTCGCCTGTTTCATCAGGCC
It encodes the following:
- a CDS encoding sigma-70 family RNA polymerase sigma factor, with protein sequence MSREDSRELLAVSWVKVQPSLTAFLIASTPQFSDAEDLLQEVAAEVARRFDEYDPSRPFLPWALWVAKIKIANFYRARERSPVKFIGDSIDALGEACDRVQGTLAEEKWALEKCLATLTGRSRQLLQLRYFEDLSPQEMSERLDMTAGAVRIALSRIRSALISCVRSTLAGSANSHG